Within Bradymonas sediminis, the genomic segment CTCCGGGAAGGGATTCGTCCCGCGCGCCAGCGCCTACGAGTTGTATTTTAAACTCGCCTCGAATATCCCCGCAGACCTCAACGTCACCTTCGACCGCGTTGAGACCGACGTGGACCGCAATATCGCCCAGCTTTACGGCGAAACCACGAGCCCTCAATCCGTGGAGCAGTTGATCGATAATCTGCGCGCCGTTGATTGCGTCCAGAGCGTTCGCCAGGAAGGCGAGCTTAAGATCAAAAGCGACACCGAAGTTGATTTTCACCTGCACGTTTCAAGCGAGTGCTCCTGATGGCTAAAGAAACACTAAGCGATAAATTCGACGCCCTGAGCGCGCGCGAGAAGAAGATGCTCGCGGCGATGGCGATCATTATGCCAATCCTGGTGATGGTGGTTATCAGCGGGCTCTTTAGCCGCTCCCTGGGCAGCATTGAGGACCAGACCCGCGAGTATCAAAAGTCGCTGGATCTGTTGGCGGTCGCCGGGCCAGTTTACCTCAAAAAGCAGGCGCCGACCGACAAGAATACGCTCGCGTCGTTATTCACCGAAGAAGTGCTGACCGACAACCCGGTGAAGCTCACCGGTTTTATGGCGGCGCGCGCCACCGAGGCCGGCGTCAGCCCGAATAGCTACGACACCGAGGAGATCCCGCTGGGCGGCAGCTCGTCGGACAAATCACAGCCCATGCTCTTTGAGAATAAGGTTCGGGTCGATATCCGCGCGACTCAAATCAATGATCTAATGAAGTTTCTGGAAGTCATCGAAAGAAGTGGAGAACCCGTGGTCATCAAACGCATCGACCTGCGCGGAAATTCGCGCGTCCCCGGCGAAGTCCGCGCGCGCGTCGAAGTCTCCACGTTCGTTAAAAAGAAGAAGGAGGGCTGATTTATGGAGCGCTCCATCGTCCGCATCCCGGTTTATATCGCGTTTGGCTTCGCCGTGTTTCTGGTCGCTCTGGTCCTGACTTTTCCGGACCAGCGCCTCAAAGAGATCGCGACGGTCCAAATCGAGAAGCAGCTCGACGGCAAATACGACGTCGCCATTCAGGACCTCGACCTCTGGTGGCTCAGCGGCGTTCAGTTAAAGAACGTCCGAATCTCTGAGCGCATCACCGACACCTCGGTGGTCGAGACCACCCCGGAGGGCCCCAAAGACGCAAAGACAGCCGCGCCGGGCGGTGCGCCGGAGAAACCGCCTTTCGTCATCAATATCCCGCGCGTTGCGGCCGGCTTCTCGCCGCTGCTCAGCGTCGTCAACTTCGCGCCGACCGTCGATTTTTTGGTCGACCTGGGCGGCGGGGATATCAAGGGGAATTTCGTCCAATCGAGCAAAGCCCGCGCCCTTAATATCGACATCAATCAGATCGATCTGGCGAAGACGCCGATTCTCGAGCAATACCTCGGCGTGCCGTTTCGCGGTGACCTGGGCGGCGAGATCGAGCTTGAGCTGCATCCGCGCCAGCCGCAGGTTATTGGCGGTGATATTCGCCTCAAAGGGCGCACGCTCACCGTGGATAAGACCGAATTGCATACCGATAAACTCGGCCCCATGGCCTTTATCGACGTGCCGGAGACTGATTTTGGCAAGCTCGACGCACATATGACCATCACGCAGGAGGACGATAAGTCGACCTCCAAAATGGTGTTTGATGAGTTCCGTTTCTACGACGGCAAAGATGTGCGCGGCGAGATTTGGGGGCACCTGAACCTCGGTCGCTCATCGGCCCAGAGCGTGGCCAAGCTCGAGATGCGCTTTCAATTCGACAATAATTATATCCGCTCCAACGACCTCTCCAGCGTGCTCAATATGCAGTGGTTCCGGGACGGAAAGAACCAGGATTGGTTCGGCTTCCTCCTGTGGGGCCGCCTGAACTCGCCGCGCTTTAAGGGCGCGCCGGCCGCCGCCGCCGGGCCCACCGCCAGCGCCGAGGCTGACGATAAGCCGGCCGATGACGCGCCTGCGGCCAAAAAGTAGAGATGCAAAAAGAAAGCCCCGGAAATTCCGGGGCTTTCTTTTTGGGCGAGAATCACTCGCTATCGTTAGGCGATCGGCTTACCAGGTGCCCTGGTTTTCCATCGACGCCCAGGGCTCCTGGGCGGGCAGGGCGTCACCGCGCTGCAGCAGCTCCACCGAAATCTCGTCGGGGGATTTTACGAACGCCATGCGCCCGTCGCGCGGCGGGCGGTTGATCGTGACGCCGCCGTCCTGCAGGCGCTTGCATGTCGCGTAGATGTCGTCGACCTCGAAGGCGAGGTGGCCAAAATTCCGGGCGTTCGAGTAGTCCTCCGTGGAATCCCAGTTATAGGTCAGCTCGATATGCTCTTCGGCGTCGCCCGGGGCTTTAAGGAAGATGAGCGTAAACTTCCCGGCGCTGCTTTCGCGCCGGCGCACCTCTTCGAGACCGAGCAGCTCGCAGTAGAAATGAAGCGACGCATCGATATCGCGAATGCGCACCATACTATGCAAAAATTTCATGTCCTTCCCTTAATTAAAGTCGGCAGTGTCGTGGCGAGGTGGCCGCGAAGACGCCGCCTGTGAGTCTTGCTCACTGAGGCGGCGTTCGCGGGCGATGAGGCGGTCAAACTCAGCGCTCGAGGATCATCGTGAGCCCGAGGCCACCGGCGGCGCACAGCGTCAGCAGGCCGGTATTTACGTCTTCACGCTGCATCTGCGAGGCCAATTGCATGACCATGCGCGCGCCGGTTGCCCCGAAGGGGTGACCGATCGGAATCGAGCCGCCGTTGATGTTGAAGGTGTCCATATCGACCTCGCCGATGGCTTTGTCGAGGCCGGCTTCTTTGCAGAGCTTCTCGGAGCCCCAGACCTTGATGTTGGCCAATACCTGGGCGGCGAATGCCTCGTGCATCTCGACCAGGTCGATGTCTTTGAGCGTAAGCCCCGCGCGCTCGAGCGCGATGGGCGTGGCCAGGGTCGGGCCCATGAGCATCGGCATCTTGAACAGGTCGACGCCGGTGCTGGCGTGGGCGCGGATATAGGCGATGGGCTCCAGGCCGAGCTCGCGGGCGCGGCTCTCGCGCATCAGCAGCACGGCGGAGGCGCCGTCGGTGAGCGGCGAGGCATTGGCCGCGGTGATGGTGCCATGCTTGCGGTCGAAGACGGGGCGAAGCTTGGCCATCTTTTCGACGGTGGTGTTGCCACGCACCATATTATCGCGGCTGATGACGTTCTCGAGTTTCTCGCCGGTGTGCACCGTGATGACCTCGGAGAAGTGACCGGCCTCGTAGGCGGCGGCGGTGCGGTGGTGCGTGAGCTCGGTATATTCGTCCTGAGCCCGGCGGCTGATGCCGTATTTTTTGGCCATAACCTCGGCCGAGTCGCCCATGCGGATCTCGGTGGTCGGCTCGGTGATGGCCGGGACATCGGGCAAAAAGTCGCGAGCGCCGACGCCGTCGAAGGCGCGCAGGATGCCGGCCGGCGAGCCGGCTTTGGACGCCTGGTTGAGCGCGTGGGTGAGCGGCAGGCTCACGCGGGCCTGAGCGGCGCTCATGGACTCGACGCCGCCGGCGATGACGATATCGGCCGCCCCGCTGAGGATGTCGCCGCAGGCGTTGACGGTCGCCTGCGCGCTGGAGGCGCAGTACATCTGGACCGTGTAGGCGGCGATATGATTGGGCAGCGGGGAGCGCAAGACGATCTCGCGCGCCACGTTCGGACCGTTCATCGGCGCCGACACGCAGCCCATGATGACCTCGTCGATGAGGGCCGGGTCGATCTCGCTGCGGTTGACCAACTCGGTGACCGCGGCGCGTCCCAGGTCGGCCTCGTTGAGGTGCTTATAGTCGGTCCAGGCTTTGGCGAACGGGGTGCGCGCGCCGGCGACGATCGCGATACGGTCGTCACCGCCGAGCGGGGATTGAGTGGCTTTCTTCGATTTACTGACAGATTTTGAAACCATTATATTTGCCTCAATGAGTCGCCAAATGCGCGCTGCACTGGCGGGTCAATTATATTTTGGGCGACGGGCGCGTTGAAATCAGGCGTAAAAGGACGCGTTCTTCTCGGCCTTGTCGACGATGATCTGGGCCGGCTTGAGACGCGAGCCGAATTCCTCGGCCAATTTCGTCATATCTGCGGCGACCCGGGCCAACCCGACGGAGTCGGCGTGGCGCAGGATGCCGCCGCGGAAGGGAGGGAAGCCCAGCCCGAAGATCACGCCGATATCGATGTCGCGCGGATGCTCGACGATGCCCTCTTGCAGGCAGTAGGCGCACTCGTTGAGCATCGCCAGCCAGCAGCGCTGTTGGATGACGGAGGCGTCGATGTCCTGGCGCTCTCGCCCGCCTGGCAGCAGGTCGTAGACGGTTTCGTCGACCGCATCGGCCTCGCCGGAGGCGTAGCGATAGAAACCTTTTTTGTTCTTTCGTCCCTTGCGCCCGTCGGCGGCGACCGCCTTGAGGGCAGTCGGCGAGCTCCAGCGCTTCGAGAACGCGTCCTGGAGCGTGCCTGCAGCCTTGAGCGCGACGTCGAGGCCGACCTCGTCGACCAACTTCATCGGGCCCACCGGGAAGCCCCAGTCGGTCATGGCCTTGTCGATGGCCTCGATGGACGCGCCTTCCTGCAGAATCCAGCCGGCTTCGTTGATATAGGCGCCGATGACGCGGCTGGTGAAGAAGCCCGGGCCGTCGTTGACCACGATGCAGGTCTTGCCCATCTTGCGCCCGACTTCCAGCGCCGTGGCGACCGCCTTGCTGGAGGTCTTGGGGTGGCGGATGATCTCGAGCAGCGGCATCTTGTGCACGGGGCTAAAGAAGTGCATGCCGAGCAGGTTTTCGGGGCGTTTAGAGGCCTTGGCGAGCTCGGTGATGGGGAGCGTGGAGGTGTTGCTCGCCACGATGGCGTTGTCGCCCAGGCGCTCCTCGAGGTCCTTGATGATGCTCTTCTTGAGGTCGAGGTCTTCAAAGACCGCTTCGATGACCATCTGGGTCTGGGCGAAGCCGGTATATTCAGTGGTGCCGCTGATATGGCCGAACATGACGTCGCCCATGGGCTCGCTGATCTTTTTGCGGCGCACCAATTTGTCGATGAGGTCTTTACAATACTGAAGGCCGCGGCCGATGCTCTCGTCACTGACGTCCTTAATGCGCACCGCGTAGCCCTGGTAGGCGGCAACCTGGGCGATGCCTGCGCCCATCAATCCGGCGCCCACGACGCCGATCTTGTCGACCGGGTAAGCCTTGGTATTCCACGGGATGGGGCTGGTCTTGTCGACCTCTTGCTTCATGAAGAAGAGGTTGATGAGGTTTCTGGCAACGTCGGTCTTGACCAGCTCGTCGAAGGCGCGTGATTCGGCCTCGATGCCGGCTTCAAAGCCGCCTCGATAGCCGGCCTCGATGGCGTCAATCGCGCGGAAGGGCGCCGGATAATGCGAGCCGGCTTTCTTGCGCGTGAGCTCGCGGGCCTGGTTGAAGATGAGCTTTCGGGCGGGGGTCTTCGCCGCCAGGTTCACCATCTCGGCCGGGTTGGAGAAATACTCCGAGATCGAGCTTTTGTGGCGCTCCTGCCAGTCACCGGCGGCGTAGAGCTTGCGCGCGGTTTCGGCGGCCACCTGAAGCAGGATTCCAGGGTGGACGACGTCGTCGACCAGGCCAAGGCGCTTGGCCTTTTGGGCGTCGACCTGCTTGCTGCCAAGGATCATGTCCAGGCCGGTCTGCAGGCCGACCAATTGCGGCAGGCGCTGGGTGCCGCCGAGCCCGGGGATCACGCCGAGCTGGACTTCGGGGAGCCCCAATTTGCTGCGCTTATTGTTGGTCACGATGCGCGCGTGGCACGCCATGGCCAGCTCAAGCCCGCCGCCCAGGCAGGTGCCGTCGATGGCCGCGACCACCGGGACCTTGAGCGACTCGAGGCGAGCGGCCAGGGCGTGGCCGCGCTTGAGCATCGGCAGGATATCCTGCGGGTTATTCGCGAGTTCCTGGAGCTCATTGATATCAAATCCCACCACGAAATGGCCGGCCTTGCCGCTGTAGATCACCACGCCCTCGATGGGCGGCGTGTCCTGGAGCTCGTCGAGGATCTCCTCAAACCGTCCGGTCATCGGGGTGGAGAGGGTGTTGACGCTTTTGTCGGCGACATCGATGCAAATATAGGCAATGCCCTCTTCAATTCGGAGCGAGGCATATTCGGGTTGGGTATCTTGGGACATTCTGATTCCTCATATAGTTTATTTTTAGCCCATCGGCTGCATTCAAACACTTGTGACGCGGTGCGTCAAATCGCGCAAGACAGTCCTCCGCATTCGCCAAATGCGGAAAGCCGCGCCATCCGTCATGCGGGGCGCGGTTCAAGTTAAACGCATTGGTGAGAAATCAAGGGGGGCGCCCAAAATACTTGCGATTTGCTCCGCAGGTCGTCCGGGGTGGCGTCCGTCTCTTAGAGGAGATGGCCCGATTTATCGCGTTTGGTGTCCAGATAATCTTTGTTATGCGGGTTGGGCAGGATGATCAGCGGCTGGCGCTCGGTGACCGTGATGCCGTTGGCGCGCAGGCCCTCGGCCTTGCGCGGGTTATTGGTGATCAGTGAGATATTGTCGACGCCGAGCAGGCGCAGCATCTCGGCGGCCACGGTATAGTCGCGCAGGTCGTCGTCGAACCCCAGGTGCAGGTTGGCCTCGACGGTGTCCATGCCCTGGTCCTGCAGGCTATAGGCCTTGATCTTGTTGGCCAGGCCAATGCCGCGGCCTTCCTGGCGCATATAGAGGATCACGCCGGCAGGCGAGTTTCCCAACTCTTTTTGCGCGTGCTCGAGTTGCTCGCCGCAATCGCATTTCAGGCTGCCGAATACATCGCCGGTGACGCATTCGCTGTGGATGCGGGTCGGCACGATCGCCTGGGCGGCGAGGTCGCCGCGCACCAGCGCGACATGCTCCTTGAAATCAAGGTTGTTGATGAAGGCGACGATGCGGAAATCCCCATGTTTTGTAGGCAGGGCGGCTTCGGCGAATTTCTCGACGAGCAGGCCGTCGGCCGCTTCGAGTCTCGCGCGCGTGCTGGGGGTTAATGCAAGCGGGGGCGCCGTAAGGTGGCTGGGCATCGTAATACTCCACGGTAGGTCAAAATGCTGGGCGGGGTGTTTGCACCCGCGGTCGCTCTGGGCTTTGTGCCCGGTCAGGGGGCGCACCGATGACGAAGGTGTCTGCAATCCCTCATTCCGCTGCCCGGTTATCAAGTATCTGCGCAATAGACAAGATGCGCCCACGTCTGCGTGCTCATTTTAGCGTTAGCGCGGCGCTCGGAGGTCTGAACAAATAGAGGCGGCCCAGAATTTCAGCAGTCTTCGGCGCGGGCGGCTATTCTATAGGGGCAGCGCGAAACAAAATGCCAGCATAAAAATATGCTGGCATTTTGCTTCGCTTTATCGCGCGGCTGGCTTAGGCGCAGCGCGTGTCACATCGCGATGCGATGAGATTGGTGGCGTGCGCGATCGTGGGCCTCGAATTCGCGGCGGAACGCCCGCGCGGCCTCGATGGTGCCCTTCATTGCTTCGACCAGGACCGGGACCATATCGCTGGGGTGGCCGTTGAGCGCCGCGAAATAGTGGTGGCGGTCGGAGGCGTGGATGATGGCTGGCGGGTAGAAGTTCTTGGTCAGGATATAGTTCATCATCAAGCGCCCGACCACGCCCGTGCGCCCGTCGAAGGGAAACACGCGCATGAATTCGTGGTGGGCCAGCGCGGCCGCGCGAATCGGGTGGAGCCCGCGGAATTCGGTCTCCCAGCGCATCAGGAAGTTCTCGAAGGCCTGCGCGATCTCTTTGCCTGGCACGACGTCCAGGTGGTAGACCCCCGGGCTGGTGTTGCGGGTGCGAAACGCGGCCGCGGCCGGATCCTCGTCGTCGCAGAGCGAGCGGTGCAGGTTCTTGACCCAGGTGCCCGAGACCTCGACACCGGCGCGGGCGTCGTCGTCCATCTGCTCAATGCGGGCGAGCATGCGGCGCAGAGATTGGTGGATCACCCGGTCGCAATAGTTGCGGCACGGACGTCCTTCCAGGGCGCGCGTAATATCGGCCTGGGTTAAGACAACCCCTTCGAGCATATGATCATGGTAGAGCCACGACTGGATGAGCCGGGCGTCGAACTCGCGGCGGATCTCAGCCGGAAGTGCGGTATATTCGGAACGAGCTTGGTCAATTTCAAGGTATGCGAGCGACATGGTTCAGCCTCCATTGCGAAGTTTGAAGGCCTTTGACGTTCCCCAACGATCCAGCGCGCTCCCAAACTCACAGCAGTTGCTACCCCTTAGTTGTCACTGTTGAGCACCATAGCTGCTTCTAAATCACGAATCAACAGCAGGGCAAAATTATTCTTGCCCCATCGATTTTCTGGCCAATTCCCGCAGAACACGTATGCTCTGCGCGAATTGCCAATTGGGTATCCATACGGTTATTTGATTGGGCAGCGGCGGCCTTCAAGGGGCGGCCGACTCGGGCAAAGCGCTGATATACACGCAGGCGTGTAATCGGGCGGGCTCGGCGGTCACCGACTATCGCGGTGCCGTGTGATGATATTTGAATGACCCAGAATTTTTTGGAGTAGTTATGAAGATGCAAATTAAAGTGATGTTGCTCACCGTTGTGATGCTTGGGGCGTTTCTTTTCTCGGCCCCCGCGCAGGCGCAGGCGGCGCGTGACGGCGGCAAGTTGGGCGTTGGGCTGGGCGCCGGGACCGTGGTCGCGGGCCTGTCGCTGAAGAAGCAACTCGGCGGCGCGCTCGCCGTGCAGGGTGTGATCGGGTCGTGGCGCGGCTATGGTCAGCATTGGCATATCAGCGGCGACGCGTTCGGCGTGGCCGGGGATATCCTGCTTGAGCAGGCGCCGCTGGCGTCTGGCCAGGTGCTGTCGCTTGGGTGGAACTACGGCGCGGGCGCCGGTGTCGGCCTCGGCGGCGGCTCCTCGGTGCTTTTGGGTGTCACCGGCGTGTTGGGCCTGGAGTTCAACTTCGTGCCGGCGCCCATTGATTTCGTGATCGAGTACCGTCCGGGCCTCTATATTGGCGCCGGCTACGGCGACTCCGACCTGGGGCTTTCCTTCATCGACTTCACCGGCCACTTGCGCTTCTGGTTCTAAGCCAGGCGCGGCCTAGCGCTTGTTTCGCCGCCCTTTGAGCAGCGAGATCGTGCGGGCCAGTCGGTGGCATGCCTCGAAATAGGCGTCCGCCGCCCGCTCGATAAACTCCTCCATGGTGGTATCTCGCGCGTCTTCCGAAGAGGCTGCTTGTTTCTGAGTCTCTTCGGATTTCTTTGTGCGGGCTCTATCGCAGGTCTCTGCCATCGCGTTTCCTTTCGGATTTATGGGGGGATCATCGAAGAAATGGCTGCATATAATCGTGGATATATGGTAGCAATATACACCTATGACAGGCTGACATTGCATTACTTTATGAGCATCGGCAACCCATGAGCGAAGAGACGGTTTTATTGAAGCAGGTCGACCAAGACGGCCTCTGCACGCTGACCCTGAATCGCCCGGCGGCGATGAATTCGTTGAATGGTGCGCTGGTCGAGGCCCTCGATAAAGCATTTTACGAGCTGCGCCACGATGATTCGGTGCGCGTCGTGATTTTGACGGCGGCCGGCGATCGGGCGTTCTGCGCGGGCGCGGACCTTAAGGAGCGCTCGGGGATGTCCGAAGCTCAGGTTCGCCAGCGCATCGATGATTATCGGCGCTGCTTCGGCGCGATCGACTCGCTTCCCAAGCCGGTGATCTGCGCGATCAACGGCTTCGCCTTTGGCGGGGGGCTTGAGATCGCGCTGGCCTGTGATTTTCGGGTGGTCGCGGCCGAGACGAAAGTGGGGCTGACCGAGTGTCGCCTGGGGATTATCCCGGGCGCCGGCGGCACCCAGCGCCTGGCCCGTCTGGTCGGGGCATCACGGGCGAAATTACTTATCTTCACCGCCGCGCGCCTGAGCGGCGACGAGGCCCTCGAGATCGGCCTGGTCACCGCGTCGGTGCCGCGGGCCGAATTGATGGACGCGGCGCGCGCGCTCGGGCGAAAGATGCTCGACTCCGCGCCGATCGCGCTGGCCCAGGCCAAGATCGCCATCGACGCCGGCATGCAGACCGACCTGCACACCGGGCTCGAGATCGAGTCGCGCGCCTACGCGGTCACCCTGCCCACCGAGGACCGCCTCGAGGGACTTGCCGCGTTCCGTGAAAAACGAAAACCAAATTTTCAGGGCAAATAACGCGCCCTATCCGCGCCTATTTCGCCCCTATTCGTAGCCCTATCATCCGAATTTTAATCCGTAGGAATCGCCATGACAGAGCAAGCTGAGCGTAGCGCCAACCTCTCCGAGTTGGACCAAGAAGTTGTTGACCGTCGCAAAGAGATCGAGCGCGGTGGCAAGGAGAAATACCACGAGAAGAACGCCGAGCGCGGCAAACTCTTTGTGCGTGAGCGCCTCGAATTGCTCTTCGATGATGGCCTCAAGCTGGAGAACGGGCGCTGGGCCAATGTGCTCGCCGGCGATCTTCCGGCCGACGGCGTCGTCACCGGCATCGGCAAGATCAACGGGCGTCGGGTGGCGGTGATCGCCAACGACTCCACGGTCAAGGCAGGCTCCTGGGGCTGGCGCACCGTCGAGAAGATCATCCGCATGCAGGAGCGCGTCGAGAAGTTGCGCATTCCGCTGCTCTACCTGATCGACTCGGCCGGCGCGCGCATCACCGACCAGCTTGAGATGTTCCCGGGGCGCCGCGGCGCCGGCAAGATCTTCTATAATCAGGTGCGCCTGTCGGGCTATGTGCCCCAGCTCTGCCTGCTCTTCGGGCCGTCGGCGGCAGGCGGCGCGTATATCCCGGCTTTTTGCGACGCCGTCGTCATGGTCAAGGGCAACGCCTCGATGTACCTGGGCTCGCCGCGCATGGCCGAGATGGTCATCGGCGAGAAGGTCACGCTCGAGGAGATGGGCGGGGCGAGTATGCATTGCAAGACCAGCGGTTGCGGCGACGTGCTGGTGAAGACCGAGCAGGAGGCGATCGCCTGGGCGCGCGGATATCTCGAGTTCTTCCCCTCCTATTGCCGCGATACGCCGCCGCGCCGCGAGCCGGTCGCCCCGAAGCCGCAGAAGGAGACCCTCGATGAGATCATCCCGATCAACCAGAACAAATCCTTCGATGTGAAAAAGGTCATCCGCCACCTGGTCGACGACTCCGAGTTCGTCGAGATTAAGGAGAAATTCGCCAAGGAATTGGTCACCTGCCTGGCCCATATCGACGGGCAGCCGGTGGGCATCGTCGCCAGCCAGCCGCGCTATAAGGGCGGCGTGCTCTTCGTTGACTCGGCCGATAAGGCCGCGCGTTTCGTCGACCTGTGCGACGCCTTCGGGATCCCGTTGATCTTTTTGGCCGACGTGCCCGGGTTCATGATCGGCACGCGCGTGGAACAGCAGGGGATCATTCGCCACGGGGCGAAGATGGTGTCGGCGGTGAGCCAGGCGACGGTGCCGAAATTCTCGGTGGTACTGCGCAAAGCCTACGGCGCAGGGCTCTACGCCTTCTGCGGCCCGGGCTTTGAGCCCGACGCGACGCTCGCGCTCCCCGAGGCGATGATCGCGGTGATGGGGCCCCAGGCGGCGATCAACGCGGTGTATGCGCGCAAGATTCAGGCGCTCCCCGAAGATGAGCAGCCCGCGTATGTTGAGGAGCTTCGCGCCGAATACGAGAAGGATATCGACATCTATCGGTTGGCCAGCGAGCTCATCGTCGACGAGGTCCTGACCAAAGAGGAGCTTCGCGACGAGCTTATCGCGCGCCTGGAGATGAGCGCCGGAAAGCATGTCGACCCGATCGACAAAAAACATAGCGTTCGCCCCGTCTAAATCGTGCATCGCCGCCGGAGATCCCGGCGGCGTTTTCTTCGCCTAACCCGCTCAGGATAAGTTGTAATGGGCCTATTGGACCGCTTAACGTCGCATTTCGCCTCCGACGATATTTTGGAAGATATCGAAATGGCGTTTCGGGCAAAGGTAATTATCGCCTTTGCCTTTGCCGTGTCCGCTTGGGGACCGATCTACTCGCTTGTGCTCTATAACCTGGCCGACTCTCATGTGGTCGTAGGGGTGTTGCTGGCCGAGACCGTGCTGATCGGTGGCTCGCCATTTTGGATGAAGCTCGGCGTGCCGCTGCGCGCGTTGGGGCA encodes:
- the gspN gene encoding type II secretion system protein GspN; its protein translation is MERSIVRIPVYIAFGFAVFLVALVLTFPDQRLKEIATVQIEKQLDGKYDVAIQDLDLWWLSGVQLKNVRISERITDTSVVETTPEGPKDAKTAAPGGAPEKPPFVINIPRVAAGFSPLLSVVNFAPTVDFLVDLGGGDIKGNFVQSSKARALNIDINQIDLAKTPILEQYLGVPFRGDLGGEIELELHPRQPQVIGGDIRLKGRTLTVDKTELHTDKLGPMAFIDVPETDFGKLDAHMTITQEDDKSTSKMVFDEFRFYDGKDVRGEIWGHLNLGRSSAQSVAKLEMRFQFDNNYIRSNDLSSVLNMQWFRDGKNQDWFGFLLWGRLNSPRFKGAPAAAAGPTASAEADDKPADDAPAAKK
- a CDS encoding lactoylglutathione lyase, translated to MKFLHSMVRIRDIDASLHFYCELLGLEEVRRRESSAGKFTLIFLKAPGDAEEHIELTYNWDSTEDYSNARNFGHLAFEVDDIYATCKRLQDGGVTINRPPRDGRMAFVKSPDEISVELLQRGDALPAQEPWASMENQGTW
- a CDS encoding acetyl-CoA C-acyltransferase; the protein is MVSKSVSKSKKATQSPLGGDDRIAIVAGARTPFAKAWTDYKHLNEADLGRAAVTELVNRSEIDPALIDEVIMGCVSAPMNGPNVAREIVLRSPLPNHIAAYTVQMYCASSAQATVNACGDILSGAADIVIAGGVESMSAAQARVSLPLTHALNQASKAGSPAGILRAFDGVGARDFLPDVPAITEPTTEIRMGDSAEVMAKKYGISRRAQDEYTELTHHRTAAAYEAGHFSEVITVHTGEKLENVISRDNMVRGNTTVEKMAKLRPVFDRKHGTITAANASPLTDGASAVLLMRESRARELGLEPIAYIRAHASTGVDLFKMPMLMGPTLATPIALERAGLTLKDIDLVEMHEAFAAQVLANIKVWGSEKLCKEAGLDKAIGEVDMDTFNINGGSIPIGHPFGATGARMVMQLASQMQREDVNTGLLTLCAAGGLGLTMILER
- a CDS encoding 3-hydroxyacyl-CoA dehydrogenase NAD-binding domain-containing protein, with the translated sequence MSQDTQPEYASLRIEEGIAYICIDVADKSVNTLSTPMTGRFEEILDELQDTPPIEGVVIYSGKAGHFVVGFDINELQELANNPQDILPMLKRGHALAARLESLKVPVVAAIDGTCLGGGLELAMACHARIVTNNKRSKLGLPEVQLGVIPGLGGTQRLPQLVGLQTGLDMILGSKQVDAQKAKRLGLVDDVVHPGILLQVAAETARKLYAAGDWQERHKSSISEYFSNPAEMVNLAAKTPARKLIFNQARELTRKKAGSHYPAPFRAIDAIEAGYRGGFEAGIEAESRAFDELVKTDVARNLINLFFMKQEVDKTSPIPWNTKAYPVDKIGVVGAGLMGAGIAQVAAYQGYAVRIKDVSDESIGRGLQYCKDLIDKLVRRKKISEPMGDVMFGHISGTTEYTGFAQTQMVIEAVFEDLDLKKSIIKDLEERLGDNAIVASNTSTLPITELAKASKRPENLLGMHFFSPVHKMPLLEIIRHPKTSSKAVATALEVGRKMGKTCIVVNDGPGFFTSRVIGAYINEAGWILQEGASIEAIDKAMTDWGFPVGPMKLVDEVGLDVALKAAGTLQDAFSKRWSSPTALKAVAADGRKGRKNKKGFYRYASGEADAVDETVYDLLPGGRERQDIDASVIQQRCWLAMLNECAYCLQEGIVEHPRDIDIGVIFGLGFPPFRGGILRHADSVGLARVAADMTKLAEEFGSRLKPAQIIVDKAEKNASFYA
- the ribA gene encoding GTP cyclohydrolase II; this encodes MQTPSSSVRPLTGHKAQSDRGCKHPAQHFDLPWSITMPSHLTAPPLALTPSTRARLEAADGLLVEKFAEAALPTKHGDFRIVAFINNLDFKEHVALVRGDLAAQAIVPTRIHSECVTGDVFGSLKCDCGEQLEHAQKELGNSPAGVILYMRQEGRGIGLANKIKAYSLQDQGMDTVEANLHLGFDDDLRDYTVAAEMLRLLGVDNISLITNNPRKAEGLRANGITVTERQPLIILPNPHNKDYLDTKRDKSGHLL
- a CDS encoding Fic family protein; translation: MSLAYLEIDQARSEYTALPAEIRREFDARLIQSWLYHDHMLEGVVLTQADITRALEGRPCRNYCDRVIHQSLRRMLARIEQMDDDARAGVEVSGTWVKNLHRSLCDDEDPAAAAFRTRNTSPGVYHLDVVPGKEIAQAFENFLMRWETEFRGLHPIRAAALAHHEFMRVFPFDGRTGVVGRLMMNYILTKNFYPPAIIHASDRHHYFAALNGHPSDMVPVLVEAMKGTIEAARAFRREFEAHDRARHQSHRIAM
- a CDS encoding enoyl-CoA hydratase-related protein, which translates into the protein MSEETVLLKQVDQDGLCTLTLNRPAAMNSLNGALVEALDKAFYELRHDDSVRVVILTAAGDRAFCAGADLKERSGMSEAQVRQRIDDYRRCFGAIDSLPKPVICAINGFAFGGGLEIALACDFRVVAAETKVGLTECRLGIIPGAGGTQRLARLVGASRAKLLIFTAARLSGDEALEIGLVTASVPRAELMDAARALGRKMLDSAPIALAQAKIAIDAGMQTDLHTGLEIESRAYAVTLPTEDRLEGLAAFREKRKPNFQGK
- a CDS encoding acyl-CoA carboxylase subunit beta; the protein is MTEQAERSANLSELDQEVVDRRKEIERGGKEKYHEKNAERGKLFVRERLELLFDDGLKLENGRWANVLAGDLPADGVVTGIGKINGRRVAVIANDSTVKAGSWGWRTVEKIIRMQERVEKLRIPLLYLIDSAGARITDQLEMFPGRRGAGKIFYNQVRLSGYVPQLCLLFGPSAAGGAYIPAFCDAVVMVKGNASMYLGSPRMAEMVIGEKVTLEEMGGASMHCKTSGCGDVLVKTEQEAIAWARGYLEFFPSYCRDTPPRREPVAPKPQKETLDEIIPINQNKSFDVKKVIRHLVDDSEFVEIKEKFAKELVTCLAHIDGQPVGIVASQPRYKGGVLFVDSADKAARFVDLCDAFGIPLIFLADVPGFMIGTRVEQQGIIRHGAKMVSAVSQATVPKFSVVLRKAYGAGLYAFCGPGFEPDATLALPEAMIAVMGPQAAINAVYARKIQALPEDEQPAYVEELRAEYEKDIDIYRLASELIVDEVLTKEELRDELIARLEMSAGKHVDPIDKKHSVRPV